A single region of the Vicia villosa cultivar HV-30 ecotype Madison, WI linkage group LG4, Vvil1.0, whole genome shotgun sequence genome encodes:
- the LOC131598676 gene encoding uncharacterized protein LOC131598676 codes for MSSGGEEKKQPEQKPSYTYWVRKITEDAAPLPVHNKIIDATPPPTSQSQSQLGSAWNRAGTWEEKSLNYWAIPRIKELLLSVGSIPFSSGSAQVEDVTKCVGDALVVVVRNKKRVSFTYELSLKVKGEWIIQGNNKLLAGHIDVPEISFGELDDLQVEVRLNEAPDISPQDKIEIHNNLKLFLQPIREKLLQFEQELKDR; via the exons ATGTCGTCGGGAGGAGAAGAGAAGAAGCAACCAGAACAAAAACCTTCCTACACTTATTGGGTTAGGAAAATCACGGAAGATGCCGCACCTTTGCCCGTCCATAACAAAATAATTGATGCAACTCCTCCTCCCACTTCTCAATCTCAATCGCAACTTGGTTCTGCTTGGAATCGA GCAGGCACATGGGAAGAGAAGAGTCTTAACTATTGGGCCATTCCAAGAATTAAG GAGTTGCTCCTTTCAGTGGGCTCCATACCATTCTCCTCCGGCAGTGCACAAGTTGAAGATGTAACTAAATGTGTTGGAGAT GCACTTGTGGTGGTTGTTCGGAACAAGAAACGTGTCAGTTTCACATATGAGTTGTCCTTAAAAGTGAAAG GGGAATGGATTATACAAGGAAATAACAAGTTGCTTGCGGGGCATATAGATGTTCCTGAGATCTCATTTGGTGAACTCGATGACTTGCAG GTGGAAGTGAGACTTAATGAAGCACCAGATATCTCACCTCAAGATAAAATTGAAATACACAACAACTTGAAGTTATTTTTACAGCCTATTCGGGAAAAGTTGCTTCAATTTGAACAGGAACTCAAAGATAGATAA